From Mycobacterium lacus, one genomic window encodes:
- a CDS encoding alpha/beta hydrolase family protein, which translates to MTLTLADIERWDPAAIRTVFQAAINRAHGTRTASAALRETMRLLDFGGAAADAARAATQHTTVILDNHADACEAVARAAERAAEEVTAIKLRLQGIRDTARAYRLRIDDATATALPPPDLSSYSPADQQAILNTAIRLTESLKRLLADAQTADEDLAAAIRGADGDLSPEQVNAQLGHQPPKMPQMPPPGSDPQEVSQWWHSLTPGQQDRVKQWFPNALRNRDGIPTGVRNDLNMPVLQRELARLQNGWLDGNGVWHTDTEKLADLQALQRTLSDPANKGASLILLDTASNPRKVLAAIGVGDVDNAERVGVTVGGLNTRVSSSVGDMVREAQAQRGKAVELRGRAEVANPEAVASIAWLGYDAPDSLKDVTHDWLARDAAGPLNSFYKGLAATANAPDQHITAFGHSYGSLVTSLALQQGAPVSDVVLYGSPGTELTNVTQLGVQPGHAYYMIGVNDHVSDIIPDFGAFGAAPQDVPGMTQLSVNTGVAPGPLLGDGLLHERAYGHSEYARDGNNNQLRMSGYNMAAVLAGLPEDLIEPPILPPPTIPSGPGPFGLPIPNPDYHP; encoded by the coding sequence GTGACGTTGACGCTGGCCGACATTGAACGCTGGGATCCCGCGGCGATCAGGACGGTGTTCCAGGCGGCGATCAATCGCGCCCATGGCACCCGCACCGCATCGGCGGCGCTTCGCGAGACCATGCGGCTACTCGACTTTGGCGGTGCGGCCGCCGATGCGGCTCGTGCGGCGACGCAGCACACGACGGTGATTCTCGACAACCATGCCGACGCCTGCGAGGCGGTCGCGCGGGCCGCCGAAAGGGCGGCCGAGGAGGTCACTGCGATCAAGTTGCGGCTGCAGGGAATCCGCGACACCGCTCGGGCTTACCGCCTGAGGATCGACGACGCGACCGCAACGGCGTTGCCGCCGCCCGACTTGTCGTCGTACTCACCAGCCGATCAGCAGGCCATCCTCAATACCGCGATCAGGCTGACCGAAAGCCTCAAGCGGCTCTTGGCTGACGCCCAGACCGCAGACGAGGATCTGGCCGCGGCTATTCGGGGCGCCGACGGGGATCTGTCGCCCGAGCAGGTCAACGCTCAACTCGGCCACCAGCCACCCAAGATGCCGCAGATGCCGCCACCGGGCAGCGATCCTCAGGAGGTGAGCCAGTGGTGGCATTCGCTGACCCCGGGTCAGCAGGATCGGGTCAAGCAGTGGTTCCCCAACGCCCTGCGCAACCGCGACGGCATCCCGACCGGCGTGCGCAACGACCTCAATATGCCCGTGCTGCAACGCGAACTCGCCCGGCTGCAAAACGGGTGGTTAGACGGCAACGGAGTCTGGCACACCGACACCGAGAAGCTGGCGGACTTACAGGCGTTGCAACGGACGCTGTCAGATCCGGCTAACAAAGGGGCCAGCCTGATCTTGTTGGACACCGCCAGCAATCCCCGTAAAGTGTTGGCAGCGATAGGAGTTGGTGACGTCGACAACGCCGAACGCGTCGGCGTCACCGTGGGCGGCCTGAACACCCGGGTGAGCTCCAGCGTCGGGGATATGGTGAGGGAAGCGCAAGCCCAACGCGGCAAGGCAGTCGAGCTGAGGGGGCGAGCCGAGGTAGCGAATCCTGAGGCGGTCGCTTCCATCGCGTGGCTGGGGTATGACGCACCCGACAGTCTGAAGGACGTGACGCATGACTGGCTCGCACGCGACGCCGCAGGCCCACTGAACAGCTTCTACAAGGGACTGGCCGCCACCGCGAATGCCCCGGATCAGCACATCACGGCTTTCGGGCATTCCTACGGGTCGCTTGTAACCAGTTTGGCGTTGCAGCAAGGCGCACCGGTGAGCGACGTCGTGCTGTACGGCTCGCCGGGCACCGAGCTGACCAACGTCACGCAGCTGGGCGTTCAACCCGGGCACGCCTACTACATGATCGGCGTCAACGACCACGTGTCCGATATCATCCCCGATTTCGGTGCATTCGGTGCCGCCCCACAGGACGTGCCTGGCATGACCCAACTATCGGTCAATACCGGCGTGGCGCCAGGCCCGCTATTGGGCGATGGCCTGCTTCACGAGCGAGCCTACGGCCACTCTGAGTACGCGCGTGATGGGAACAATAATCAACTTCGGATGAGCGGCTACAACATGGCTGCCGTGCTGGCAGGACTGCCCGAAGACCTAATCGAACCACCGATTCTGCCGCCTCCGACGATTCCCAGTGGGCCCGGCCCGTTCGGATTGCCAATACCCAACCCGGACTATCACCCGTGA
- a CDS encoding LppA family lipoprotein codes for MRREFRILPASLLGIATLLAGCMKPTTLDPYANPGRNELDRLQKIVNQRPDLETVESQLANLEATIRAEIAKYSPHTQFSSLATGHPAGGCNAPFNRTIGRQVKSDVFFGRPAPTPEQWLQIVAELAPVFRAANFRPNNSAPGEPPLPLGAPNDSQIRDDGSTIELVNGDASGPLAYSYDTGCHLPAAWRTAPPPPDMRPPNDPDVHYPYLYGSPGGRTRDAY; via the coding sequence GTGAGGCGAGAATTCCGCATTCTGCCCGCCTCGTTGCTCGGCATCGCTACGCTGCTCGCCGGGTGCATGAAACCGACGACCTTGGACCCATATGCGAACCCAGGACGCAACGAATTAGACCGGCTGCAGAAGATCGTCAACCAGCGGCCGGATTTGGAGACCGTCGAAAGTCAACTCGCCAATCTCGAAGCAACCATCCGAGCCGAAATCGCGAAATATTCGCCACACACTCAGTTCTCAAGCCTTGCGACCGGCCATCCGGCGGGCGGCTGCAACGCCCCGTTCAACCGCACAATTGGTCGACAGGTCAAAAGCGACGTGTTCTTTGGCCGGCCGGCGCCCACTCCCGAGCAATGGCTGCAGATCGTCGCCGAGCTAGCACCGGTTTTCAGGGCGGCGAACTTTCGGCCCAACAACTCCGCACCCGGGGAGCCCCCGTTGCCGCTAGGCGCACCCAACGACTCTCAAATCCGCGATGACGGCTCAACGATCGAGCTGGTCAACGGCGACGCCAGTGGCCCATTGGCTTACTCCTATGACACCGGCTGTCACCTTCCGGCCGCCTGGCGTACCGCGCCGCCACCACCAGACATGCGCCCGCCCAACGATCCCGATGTGCACTACCCATACCTGTACGGGTCACCCGGCGGACGAACACGCGACGCGTACTGA
- a CDS encoding LppA family lipoprotein, with amino-acid sequence MDCPRSTHLAAALLGVGVLLAGCVKPTTFDPYANPGRDELDRLQKIVNQRPDLETVEQQLANLDATIRATIAKYSPQTQFSSTAIIHPTNGCKDPFTRTIRKQEESDHFFGEPAPTDEQWLQIVTELAPVFKAAGFRPNNSVPGDPPLPLGSPNYSQIREDGALIDLVNHGHLLDYSFDTGCHLPAAWRTAPPPLDMRPANDPDVHYPYLYGSPGGRTRDAY; translated from the coding sequence ATGGATTGCCCACGATCCACCCACCTGGCTGCCGCGCTGCTCGGTGTCGGCGTGCTGCTCGCCGGTTGTGTTAAGCCGACAACATTCGACCCTTACGCCAACCCCGGACGCGACGAATTGGACCGCCTACAGAAGATCGTCAACCAACGACCCGATCTGGAGACAGTCGAGCAGCAACTCGCCAACCTGGACGCCACCATTCGAGCAACAATCGCCAAATACTCGCCACAGACCCAGTTCTCAAGCACCGCGATCATCCATCCGACTAACGGATGCAAAGACCCGTTCACCCGCACCATCCGTAAGCAGGAGGAAAGCGATCATTTCTTTGGCGAACCGGCACCCACCGACGAGCAATGGCTGCAAATCGTGACCGAACTCGCACCCGTATTCAAGGCAGCGGGCTTCCGGCCCAACAACTCCGTACCTGGTGACCCCCCGCTCCCGCTGGGTTCCCCGAATTACTCTCAAATTCGGGAGGACGGTGCCTTGATCGATCTGGTCAACCACGGGCATCTACTGGACTACTCCTTCGACACCGGCTGTCATCTTCCGGCTGCCTGGCGGACTGCGCCGCCACCACTGGACATGCGCCCGGCCAACGATCCCGATGTGCACTACCCATACCTGTACGGGTCACCCGGCGGACGAACCCGCGACGCGTACTGA
- a CDS encoding alpha/beta hydrolase, whose amino-acid sequence MTLTLADIERWDPAAIRTVFQAAINRAHGTRTASAALRETMRLLDFGGAAADAARAATQHTTVILDNHADACEAVARAAERAAEEVTAIKLRLQGIRDTARAYRLRIDDATAAALPPPDLSSYSPADQQAILNTAIRLTESLKRLLADAQTADEDLAAAIRGADGDLSPEQVNAQLGHQPPKMPQMPPPGSDPQEVSQWHSLTPGQQDRVKQWFPNALRNRDGIPTGVRNDLNMPVLQRELARLQNGWLDGNGVWHTDTEKLADLQALQRTLSDPANKGASLILLDTASNPRKVLAAVGVGDVDNAERVGVTVGGLNTRVSASVKEMVSEAQAQRREASLLRGQAHVPNPDAVASIAWLGYDAPDSLKDVTHDWLARDAAGPLNSFYKGLAATTNAPDHHITAFGHSYGSLVTSLALQQGAPVSDVVLYGSPGTELTNVTQLGVQPGHAYYMIGVNDHVSDIIPDFGAFGAAPQDLPGMTELSTSTGVVLGGEYGDGQLHERAYGHSEYARMGSNGELRMSGYNMAVVLAGLPDDLITPRATGVDRLPGGSGPYEIPPPIPLHHE is encoded by the coding sequence GTGACGTTGACGCTGGCCGACATTGAACGCTGGGATCCCGCGGCGATCAGGACGGTGTTCCAGGCGGCGATCAATCGCGCCCATGGCACCCGCACCGCATCGGCGGCGCTTCGCGAGACCATGCGGCTACTCGACTTTGGCGGTGCGGCCGCCGATGCGGCTCGTGCGGCGACGCAGCACACGACGGTGATTCTCGACAACCATGCCGACGCCTGCGAGGCGGTCGCGCGGGCCGCCGAAAGGGCGGCCGAGGAGGTCACTGCGATCAAGTTGCGGCTGCAGGGAATCCGCGACACCGCTCGGGCTTACCGCCTGAGGATCGACGACGCGACCGCAGCGGCGTTGCCGCCGCCCGACTTGTCGTCGTACTCACCAGCCGATCAGCAGGCCATCCTCAATACCGCGATCAGGCTGACCGAAAGCCTCAAGCGGCTCTTGGCTGACGCCCAGACCGCAGACGAGGATCTGGCCGCGGCTATTCGGGGCGCCGACGGGGATCTGTCGCCCGAGCAGGTCAACGCTCAACTCGGCCACCAGCCACCCAAGATGCCGCAGATGCCGCCACCGGGCAGCGATCCTCAGGAGGTGAGCCAGTGGCATTCGCTGACCCCGGGTCAGCAGGATCGGGTCAAGCAGTGGTTCCCCAACGCCCTGCGCAACCGCGACGGCATCCCGACCGGCGTGCGCAACGACCTCAATATGCCCGTGCTGCAACGCGAACTCGCCCGGCTGCAAAACGGGTGGTTAGACGGCAACGGAGTCTGGCACACCGACACCGAGAAGCTGGCGGACTTACAGGCGTTGCAACGGACGCTGTCAGATCCGGCTAACAAAGGGGCCAGCCTGATCTTGTTGGACACCGCCAGCAATCCCCGTAAAGTGTTGGCAGCGGTGGGAGTTGGTGACGTCGACAACGCCGAACGCGTCGGCGTCACCGTGGGCGGCCTGAACACCCGGGTCAGCGCCAGCGTCAAGGAAATGGTTAGCGAAGCGCAAGCCCAACGGCGAGAAGCGAGCCTGCTGCGCGGCCAGGCTCACGTCCCGAACCCCGATGCGGTGGCGTCCATTGCATGGTTGGGGTATGACGCGCCGGACAGTCTGAAAGACGTGACACATGACTGGCTCGCACGCGACGCCGCGGGCCCACTGAACAGCTTCTACAAGGGACTGGCCGCCACCACCAATGCCCCAGACCACCACATCACCGCGTTCGGGCATTCCTACGGGTCGCTTGTAACCAGCCTGGCGTTGCAGCAAGGCGCACCGGTGAGCGACGTCGTGCTGTACGGTTCCCCGGGCACCGAGCTCACCAACGTCACGCAGCTGGGCGTTCAACCCGGACATGCCTACTACATGATCGGCGTCAACGACCACGTGTCCGATATCATCCCCGATTTCGGCGCATTCGGCGCCGCCCCACAGGATCTACCCGGAATGACTGAACTGTCGACCAGCACCGGAGTGGTCCTAGGCGGTGAGTATGGGGACGGTCAACTTCACGAGCGGGCCTACGGCCATTCCGAATACGCACGGATGGGTAGCAACGGAGAACTGCGGATGAGTGGCTACAACATGGCCGTCGTGCTGGCCGGACTGCCCGACGACCTCATCACACCCCGCGCTACCGGCGTAGACAGGCTGCCCGGCGGGTCCGGCCCGTATGAAATACCCCCTCCGATCCCCCTGCACCACGAATGA
- a CDS encoding LppA family lipoprotein: MRRTHRLLAAGMLSVTLLITSCIKPNTFDPYANPGRDELDRLQKIVNQRPDLETVQQQLANLDATIRATIAKYSPQTQFSSLKLGHPPGGCKDPFSRTIGEQEESDLFFGEPAPTQGQWLQIVSELAPVFKAAGFRLNNSAGGDPPLPLGSSNDSQIRDDGTLIDLVNGENGSPLNYSFDTGCHLPAAWRTAPPPLDMRPPNDPDVHYPYLYGSPGGRTRDAY, translated from the coding sequence ATGAGGCGAACACACCGTTTGTTGGCTGCCGGAATGCTCAGCGTTACCCTGCTGATCACCAGCTGCATCAAACCCAATACCTTCGACCCTTACGCCAACCCCGGACGCGACGAATTGGACCGTCTACAGAAGATCGTCAACCAACGACCCGATCTGGAGACAGTCCAGCAGCAACTCGCCAACCTGGACGCCACCATTCGAGCAACAATCGCCAAATACTCGCCACAGACCCAGTTCTCAAGCCTCAAGCTGGGGCATCCGCCAGGCGGCTGCAAGGACCCGTTCAGCCGTACCATCGGTGAGCAAGAAGAAAGCGACCTATTTTTCGGTGAACCCGCGCCAACTCAAGGGCAGTGGCTACAAATCGTCAGCGAGCTTGCGCCGGTGTTTAAGGCGGCGGGTTTCCGGCTGAACAACTCCGCGGGCGGTGATCCACCGCTGCCGCTGGGCTCTTCAAATGACTCTCAAATTCGCGATGACGGCACGTTGATCGACCTCGTCAATGGTGAAAACGGCAGCCCCTTGAACTACTCCTTCGACACCGGCTGTCATCTTCCGGCTGCCTGGCGGACTGCGCCGCCACCACTGGACATGCGGCCCCCGAACGATCCCGATGTGCACTACCCATACCTGTACGGGTCACCCGGCGGCCGAACCCGCGACGCCTATTGA